TGACGGTGGCCGTGGCCGTCATCGCCTGCTTCGGCTACTACCTGTATGTGCGGGGACTCGTGTCCACGGACGACGCGTTTATAGACGGCAAGGTCCATCCCATCACGCCGCGCGTGGCCGGCTATGTCGAGACGGTGCCGGTGGAGGACAACCAGCTCGTGGCCCCGGGCGACGTGCTGGTCACCCTCGATCCCACCGACTACAAGGTCGCCCTGGCCCAGGCCAAGGCGGACCTGGCCGCAGCCGAGGCTTCGCTTGCCGCCCTTGATCTCGGCGTGCCGTTGCAACTGTCCCAGACCTCCTCCAAGGTGGCCTCGGCCCAGGCCGAAATGGAAGGACAGCAGCGCGGCCTCGACCAGGCGACCAAGGAGCGCGACGCGGCCGAGGAAGCCGTGGCCCAGATCCAGGCCCAGGTGGACCAGGACAAGCTGGACTTCACCCGCATCAGCCAGCTGCGGCACCAGGACGTGGTGGCCCAGTCCGATTTGGACAGCATCGAGAACAAGCGCCGGGGGCACGAGGCCGAACTGCGGGCGGCCCGGGCCAAGGCGGCGGCCGCGAACCGGGGGTTGGAATCGATCCAGGCCAGCATCCGGCGGCTGCGTTCCCAGATCGCCCTGGCCAAGACCGGCGAGGAGCAGGCCGTCATCCAGACCA
The nucleotide sequence above comes from Solidesulfovibrio fructosivorans JJ]. Encoded proteins:
- a CDS encoding HlyD family secretion protein; translation: MKLSFRPKHKPDGTPGKRKRILVVTVAVAVIACFGYYLYVRGLVSTDDAFIDGKVHPITPRVAGYVETVPVEDNQLVAPGDVLVTLDPTDYKVALAQAKADLAAAEASLAALDLGVPLQLSQTSSKVASAQAEMEGQQRGLDQATKERDAAEEAVAQIQAQVDQDKLDFTRISQLRHQDVVAQSDLDSIENKRRGHEAELRAARAKAAAANRGLESIQASIRRLRSQIALAKTGEEQAVIQTKEAAAQRAKVELAKEKVRQAELNLEYTKIVAPVAGHVTKKQIESGRLVAAGQALMTVVPLDPEELWVTANYKETQLKHVHPGQKATIEVDTYPGREITGHVQSIMAGTGSVFSLFPSENATGNYVKVVQRIPVKIVFDKENGELPKLRLGMSVVPTIHTD